A segment of the Candidatus Pelagisphaera phototrophica genome:
CCTCCACCGCGGCGATTGCGAGAGGCAGGAACGCAGCAATGTCCATCCGTTCGTGTGGTTCACAGATATCGATCAAGTGATGAGGCACACGCGCCCGCTCAGCGGCGGTTGGTTTGGCAGTCCCGATATCCATCCCCTTGTAAAACAGTAGCGAGTCACAGGACACGATTTCCGCATCATTTGACTCAGCCCATTCGAGAGCCCATTCCGTCTTACCCACCGCAGTACAGCCTGTCAGAACGAATAGAGATTCGTTTGAATCAGTCATAACATCCTACTGGAGAAAAGGGTTGCTCATTCCCGATCACTTCCATGGAAGTAGAGCTTTCTAGGATTGTTACGATCATGCGAATACTTCCAATTTTTCTCGCCAGACCTTCTTCGCGCAAATCAATTGTCATCGTGCTTGGGTCACCCATTCTCAAACGCAATCTATGAAGAGAGCTCCCCGAATTTACAAGACCATCTTCATCTCCGACCTACACCTCGGCACGGAGAATTCCAAGGTCAAGGAAGTGATGCATTTTCTGCGGAACACACGCTGCGAGAGACTGGTGCTCAACGGCGATATCATCGACGGCTGGCAACTCAACCGGGGAAGCCTTTGGACCTCAGAACACACCAAGTTCCTCCGCTTTATCCTCAAGCGCATTGAGAAGAAGACGCTCGATGTAATATACCTTCGAGGAAATCACGACGACATCCTCGGCCGATTTCTTCCAATGCAGTTTGGGTCTCTCTCGATCGTGGAAGACTTTGTCCACGAGTCCAAATCCGGGAGATACTTAGTCCTTCACGGTGATGTCTTCGATACCATTACCAAAAATTTCGTCTTTCTCGCTCATTTGGGAGATTGGGGATACAAGTTCCTCATGTCATTGAACCGCTGGTACAACAAGTATAGAGCGTGGCGAGGAAAGGAGTACTATTCGCTCAGCAAGGCGATCAAAGCCAAAGTAAAAGCCGCAGTCAACTTCGTCTCAAGCTTCGAAGAGAAGATTACCAAACTAGCCCGAGCCAAAGAATGCACAGGCGTCATTTGCGGGCACATCCATACTCCCGACAACAAGAAGATCGGAGGACTTCACTACTTGAATTCCGGCGACTGGGTCGAATCGTTGTCCGCTATCGTCGAGCACTCTAATGGCAGGATGCAACTCGTCTACTTTCGCGACTTTGTCTCGGATTATCCCATGAAGCAGGATACCGCAGATCTTGAATCGAAGAATACGGATGAACTCGATTTGAGCCAGATTGGAATATTCGCCAGCCGGTAAGCCTTAGCATACCCCTCGCGTTGAACAACTTCGGAACTAGAGTATACTACTTAACAGTATGTTGACAAATAATCGACCCCTTTCAAGAACTCCCATATATGAACGAAGAAAATCCACTCTCAAAGGGCGAAGAATTGATGGAAACAGCGTTGCAATGGCTGCTTCAGGATGGAATCAACATCGGAAAAGCGATCCTCATGGCGCTGATAATTTTTGTAGTCGGTC
Coding sequences within it:
- a CDS encoding UDP-2,3-diacylglucosamine diphosphatase encodes the protein MKRAPRIYKTIFISDLHLGTENSKVKEVMHFLRNTRCERLVLNGDIIDGWQLNRGSLWTSEHTKFLRFILKRIEKKTLDVIYLRGNHDDILGRFLPMQFGSLSIVEDFVHESKSGRYLVLHGDVFDTITKNFVFLAHLGDWGYKFLMSLNRWYNKYRAWRGKEYYSLSKAIKAKVKAAVNFVSSFEEKITKLARAKECTGVICGHIHTPDNKKIGGLHYLNSGDWVESLSAIVEHSNGRMQLVYFRDFVSDYPMKQDTADLESKNTDELDLSQIGIFASR